The Setaria viridis chromosome 2, Setaria_viridis_v4.0, whole genome shotgun sequence DNA window CCATTCTTTGATATCTGCTTCACATAATCATTTATGTTCATATTTCAGGCTTGTAAAAAGCTAGGAAAAATTGAGCTGTCTGACTGCGAAATTTATGCATCCTGTGAGCCATGCCCAATGTGCTTTGGTGCAGTTCATCTCTCCCGGATCAAGGTTCATACTAGCTATTTTGATTTCTTAGCGTGGCGGACATAGGCAAATAGCTTATACTGTGGTCTAACATTCCCATTCGTTCTGCAACGCAGAGGTTGGTTTATGGCGCCAAGGCGGAGGCTGCCATTGCCATTGGATTCGATGACTTCATTGCAGATGCTCTGAGAGGCACTGGGTTCTACCAGAAGGCGAACTTGGAGATCAAGAAGGCTGACGGCAACGGAGCGCTGATCGCTGAGGAGGTCTTTGAGAAGACTAAGGAGAAGTTCCAGATGTACTGATGCCTAACAGAAGACAGATTTCAGATT harbors:
- the LOC117845160 gene encoding guanosine deaminase — encoded protein: MEEAQVVQSKDGTISVASAFAGHQQAIQDRDHKFLTKAVEEAYRGVECGDGGPFGAVVVCNDEVVVSCHNMVLKHTDPTAHAEVTAIREACKKLGKIELSDCEIYASCEPCPMCFGAVHLSRIKRLVYGAKAEAAIAIGFDDFIADALRGTGFYQKANLEIKKADGNGALIAEEVFEKTKEKFQMY